Proteins from a single region of Aerococcus viridans:
- a CDS encoding PTS transporter subunit EIIC, whose amino-acid sequence MAKTSNEERLAQAIYQHIGGPTNTSKVYNCMTRVRINIKDDQQVDMEALKQVEGVMGVVEDGDTLQVVVGPGTAAKVATVMADQGNVQQGRQVHENLDQDLTSGRSEAERITAENKNKQKQKNNTPFKQALKVIASIFVPLIPAFVGAGIIGGIASIIQNMLTAGALEPGMWDNIFLVLKILQNGLFAYLNIYIGINAARVFGATEGLGGVVAGVTYLTGMLPEAPLPNIFTGGDLAAGQGGVIGVIIAVYLLSLVEKGLRKFIPDAIDIIVTPTISLLVIGMMTIFLIMPIAGFISTSLVGTINWVLQVGGAFAGFILGATFLPLVMFGLHQILTPIHIEMIAATGKTVLLPILAMAGAGQVGAAFALWLKCRRNKQLTNIIKGSLPVGILGIGEPLIYAVTLPLGRPFITACLGGGIGGAVLGAIGGIGATAIGPSGVALIPLIADGQWPAYVMGLVAAYIGGFILTYFFGVPQTAQEASEITGSPSNTMEALDNL is encoded by the coding sequence ATGGCTAAAACCAGTAATGAAGAACGTTTAGCACAAGCAATTTACCAACATATTGGCGGACCAACTAACACGAGTAAAGTCTACAACTGTATGACTCGTGTTCGGATAAACATCAAAGATGACCAACAAGTGGACATGGAAGCCCTGAAGCAAGTTGAAGGAGTTATGGGTGTCGTTGAAGATGGGGACACCTTACAAGTGGTTGTTGGTCCAGGGACGGCAGCCAAAGTAGCCACTGTCATGGCCGACCAAGGAAATGTCCAACAAGGGCGTCAAGTTCATGAAAATCTTGACCAAGATTTAACTTCAGGGCGTTCTGAAGCTGAACGAATCACTGCAGAAAATAAAAACAAACAAAAACAAAAGAATAATACACCTTTTAAACAAGCACTAAAAGTCATTGCCTCTATCTTTGTGCCTTTAATTCCTGCCTTTGTTGGGGCCGGTATTATTGGGGGGATTGCCTCAATTATTCAAAATATGTTGACGGCGGGTGCATTAGAGCCTGGCATGTGGGACAACATTTTCCTTGTCCTTAAAATTCTTCAAAATGGGCTATTTGCCTACTTAAATATTTACATTGGTATTAATGCTGCCCGGGTATTCGGTGCAACAGAAGGCCTTGGTGGGGTTGTTGCAGGGGTTACTTACTTAACTGGTATGTTACCTGAGGCGCCACTTCCAAATATCTTTACAGGCGGCGACTTAGCGGCAGGTCAAGGTGGGGTAATTGGTGTAATCATCGCCGTTTACCTCTTGTCACTGGTTGAGAAAGGCTTACGTAAATTTATTCCAGATGCCATAGATATCATTGTAACGCCAACTATTTCTCTACTAGTTATTGGGATGATGACGATTTTCCTAATTATGCCGATCGCAGGGTTTATCTCTACATCACTTGTAGGGACAATTAACTGGGTATTACAAGTTGGCGGTGCATTTGCTGGCTTTATCTTAGGTGCAACCTTCCTACCTTTAGTCATGTTCGGATTGCATCAAATTCTTACCCCAATTCATATTGAAATGATTGCAGCTACAGGGAAAACCGTTCTACTACCAATCCTTGCGATGGCAGGAGCTGGACAAGTTGGTGCTGCCTTCGCATTATGGTTGAAATGTCGTCGAAATAAACAATTAACCAATATTATTAAAGGATCATTACCTGTAGGGATTTTAGGAATAGGTGAACCATTAATTTATGCCGTAACTTTACCATTAGGTCGACCATTCATAACAGCCTGCTTAGGAGGCGGTATCGGTGGTGCAGTCTTAGGTGCAATAGGTGGCATAGGTGCCACAGCAATCGGTCCCTCAGGTGTTGCCTTAATTCCCCTGATTGCTGATGGACAATGGCCAGCATACGTCATGGGTCTTGTCGCAGCTTATATTGGTGGCTTCATCCTAACTTACTTCTTCGGTGTGCCCCAAACTGCCCAAGAAGCCAGTGAAATTACCGGATCACCATCAAATACCATGGAAGCATTAGACAATTTATAG
- a CDS encoding M20/M25/M40 family metallo-hydrolase, with protein sequence MEIEALKDLIAGQESDMFAFLEKLVNTESGIDQISGVNQVGTIISQWCESIGMTTRTIPHDQAGDLLIAEYKTSENKDQKPIVLSGHMDTVFNADVTKNHHFRLLADKPGFAKGAGLMDMKGGLVIAMYVVKNLIEMGYQKHPLSLIFIPDEETLHRYSDTRQEMIGELQDAALMLNFEPTPTFDKIVVGRQGGMMLNVTVEGVQGHSGMEVEIGRSAVVELAQKVIALESLTDIPRKKLINCGIIKGGVSANTIPGSAKGNFSLRFPNQTIKEEIIADIERVIAEPYIADTTTKFEIESGVDAMVYTDKVDQLADHYSATADKMGYGPLAKVESQGASDASLASLVDIPVVDGLGIVGTGAHTLEEEADLTSLVPRIALSIQAILDL encoded by the coding sequence TTGGAAATTGAAGCGTTAAAGGATTTAATTGCAGGGCAAGAAAGTGACATGTTCGCCTTTTTAGAAAAATTAGTGAATACAGAATCAGGGATTGATCAAATTTCTGGTGTCAATCAAGTGGGGACAATTATCAGTCAATGGTGTGAAAGTATTGGCATGACCACCCGGACCATTCCCCATGACCAAGCAGGGGACTTGTTGATTGCTGAATATAAAACTTCCGAAAACAAGGACCAAAAACCCATCGTCTTATCAGGTCATATGGATACCGTCTTTAATGCCGATGTGACCAAAAACCACCACTTCCGTTTGCTGGCTGATAAACCGGGTTTTGCTAAGGGTGCTGGCCTTATGGACATGAAGGGTGGCCTCGTCATCGCCATGTATGTGGTGAAAAACCTGATTGAAATGGGCTATCAAAAACACCCACTAAGTCTAATTTTTATTCCGGATGAAGAAACCCTCCACCGGTACTCAGATACCCGTCAGGAAATGATTGGGGAATTACAGGATGCAGCATTGATGCTGAACTTTGAGCCCACACCAACCTTTGATAAAATTGTGGTCGGCCGTCAAGGTGGCATGATGCTGAACGTAACCGTCGAAGGCGTCCAAGGTCATTCCGGTATGGAAGTTGAAATTGGCCGGTCAGCCGTTGTGGAATTAGCTCAGAAAGTCATTGCCCTAGAATCCTTAACCGATATCCCGCGTAAGAAATTGATCAATTGCGGCATTATCAAGGGGGGCGTTTCAGCCAATACCATTCCAGGTTCTGCCAAAGGAAACTTCTCACTGAGATTCCCAAACCAGACCATTAAAGAGGAAATTATCGCGGACATCGAACGCGTTATTGCTGAACCCTATATAGCAGATACAACGACCAAATTTGAAATTGAATCGGGCGTAGATGCCATGGTTTACACCGATAAAGTCGATCAATTAGCAGACCATTACTCCGCCACGGCTGACAAAATGGGTTACGGTCCTCTAGCTAAGGTTGAAAGCCAAGGCGCATCCGACGCCTCTCTAGCATCCCTTGTAGACATTCCCGTTGTTGACGGCTTGGGCATTGTGGGAACAGGTGCCCACACCCTTGAGGAAGAAGCTGATTTGACCTCACTTGTACCAAGGATCGCACTATCTATTCAAGCCATCTTAGATTTATAA
- a CDS encoding MurR/RpiR family transcriptional regulator encodes MARNVLQTINEMLKDLPKSEQKIGQLVLERPKDVIQMNATELAKEAKSSPAGVIRFCHSIGISGFTALKLALSAQTSQRSDLNYTDIDADEGLDTIKEKLATNASVVFADTNVSLLNQDIDQVTDWIMASPMVFLYGLGASNIVTQDFRQKFTRIGKQVMVTQDQHELVAAMAIAPKDSLYIGISNSGEKAEGTRVMKMAKELGLKTVSLTKSGANTLANLADIPLHTADTKEALLRSGATISLLAQLYAIDLLFFSYMTKNYDIHVQNLALTKEATNAIESFYQD; translated from the coding sequence ATGGCAAGAAATGTCCTTCAAACAATCAATGAAATGCTGAAAGACTTACCCAAGTCTGAACAAAAGATTGGTCAACTTGTTTTAGAGCGGCCAAAAGACGTTATCCAGATGAACGCGACCGAGCTCGCAAAAGAGGCCAAGTCAAGTCCAGCAGGGGTTATCCGTTTTTGCCATTCGATTGGGATCAGTGGCTTTACCGCGTTAAAACTCGCTTTATCTGCACAAACAAGTCAAAGAAGTGATTTAAACTATACGGATATTGATGCAGACGAAGGTCTAGATACTATCAAAGAAAAGTTGGCAACCAATGCCAGTGTGGTCTTCGCCGATACCAATGTCAGTCTCTTAAACCAAGATATCGATCAAGTTACGGACTGGATTATGGCTAGTCCAATGGTCTTTTTATATGGGCTCGGTGCATCAAATATTGTAACCCAAGACTTCCGGCAAAAGTTTACCCGGATTGGTAAGCAAGTCATGGTCACCCAAGACCAACACGAACTAGTCGCAGCCATGGCCATTGCCCCAAAAGACTCACTATATATTGGGATTTCCAATTCAGGTGAAAAAGCTGAAGGAACCAGAGTTATGAAGATGGCCAAAGAACTCGGTTTAAAAACCGTTTCTTTAACTAAATCAGGTGCCAATACGCTTGCCAATTTAGCCGATATTCCCTTACATACGGCTGATACCAAGGAGGCTTTGTTACGGAGTGGGGCAACCATTTCCCTGTTAGCCCAGCTTTATGCCATTGACCTGCTGTTCTTTTCTTATATGACGAAAAACTATGACATCCATGTTCAAAACTTGGCCTTAACTAAAGAAGCAACCAACGCAATCGAAAGCTTTTACCAAGATTAA
- a CDS encoding class I SAM-dependent methyltransferase, with amino-acid sequence MSVENINQLFGVLHDSTILIQEALEFSYLEALFETLQNLADGEVQQIDQRPSDEEAEQLREIYSNVNLQEFEAEDIRKAVQFAFIEGEKADQLQANYHMTPEAIAVLMGYFATKLVDQGHLADKADDTEITFFDATMGTGNLYAIIYNALKASGYKIQGFGYDNDDLMLSIADVSTRLQDIPASLYLGDSLQNLIVPPSDLIVGDLPLGYYPVDEVADTYSSAKNREEGQHAFVHYLMVEQGLRYLKPNGWGIYIVPSGLIQDENIKTLIEAIGEHGYFQALLSLPSNLFNNEKSRKAILLVQKAGDKAKQSENVLVGEIPDLKSKEELPKFLGAFENFLEKMK; translated from the coding sequence ATGTCAGTAGAAAATATCAACCAATTATTTGGTGTATTGCATGACTCAACGATTTTGATTCAGGAAGCGCTGGAGTTTTCTTACCTAGAAGCTTTATTTGAAACTTTGCAAAATCTTGCTGATGGCGAAGTGCAACAAATCGACCAACGACCAAGTGATGAAGAGGCTGAGCAATTGAGAGAGATTTATAGCAATGTCAATCTCCAAGAATTCGAAGCTGAAGACATTCGTAAGGCGGTTCAATTTGCCTTTATTGAAGGGGAAAAAGCTGATCAATTACAAGCTAATTACCATATGACACCTGAAGCTATCGCCGTTTTAATGGGCTATTTTGCCACTAAACTGGTAGATCAAGGGCATTTAGCTGACAAAGCAGATGATACTGAGATCACCTTCTTTGATGCGACAATGGGGACTGGAAACTTGTACGCCATTATTTATAATGCTTTGAAGGCATCTGGTTATAAAATTCAAGGATTTGGCTATGATAATGATGACTTAATGTTGTCAATTGCGGACGTTTCCACGCGTCTACAAGATATCCCAGCTAGTTTATATTTAGGGGATTCATTACAAAATCTGATTGTCCCACCAAGTGATCTAATTGTAGGTGACCTACCCTTAGGCTATTATCCAGTGGATGAAGTAGCTGACACCTATTCTTCAGCAAAAAACCGTGAGGAAGGGCAACATGCTTTTGTTCATTATTTGATGGTAGAACAAGGATTACGTTACTTGAAACCGAATGGTTGGGGTATTTATATTGTGCCTTCTGGGCTAATCCAAGATGAAAATATTAAGACCTTAATTGAAGCCATTGGTGAGCATGGTTATTTCCAAGCTTTACTGTCACTACCAAGCAATCTTTTCAATAATGAGAAATCTAGAAAAGCTATTTTATTAGTGCAGAAAGCGGGCGACAAGGCTAAACAAAGTGAGAATGTACTTGTAGGTGAAATTCCGGACTTGAAGAGTAAGGAAGAATTGCCCAAGTTCTTGGGGGCTTTTGAAAACTTTCTTGAGAAAATGAAGTAG
- a CDS encoding acetate/propionate family kinase, which produces MSKVIAVNAGSSSLKFKIYEVPSEDVVASGQIDRIGIGNSNVSIKYGEGQKFEDVIDIADHEVATEFLLDKLNTLNIITSYDEISGTGHRVVAGGEIFKDSTLLDDEAIQNIDKLAEFAPLHNGPEARAIRAFQKVLPGKPAVGIFDTSFHTTMPEVAYLYSIPLEYYEEFGARRYGAHGTSHRYVANRAAELMGKPIEDLKIITCHLGNGGSITAVDGGKSVDTSMGFTPLAGITMGTRSGDIDASLVQFLMKKLNITDIDEMISILNNKSGLLGLSGVSSDMRDVEDAADNGDERSQTTLEIFYDRVRKYIGQYIAVMGGVDAVVFTAGIGENSGRTRAAIIDDHMAFFGMEIDEAANDTRDEAKISSEDSKVAIYTIPTDEELVIVRDTVRLGNINE; this is translated from the coding sequence ATGTCTAAAGTAATTGCTGTAAACGCAGGTTCTTCTAGTTTAAAATTTAAAATTTACGAAGTGCCTAGTGAAGATGTTGTAGCGTCAGGTCAAATTGACCGTATCGGAATCGGTAACTCTAATGTTTCTATCAAATATGGTGAAGGCCAAAAATTTGAGGATGTTATAGATATTGCTGACCACGAAGTAGCTACTGAATTCTTGTTAGACAAATTAAACACTTTAAACATTATCACTAGCTATGATGAAATTTCAGGTACCGGCCACCGAGTGGTAGCTGGTGGAGAAATCTTTAAAGACTCTACATTATTAGATGATGAAGCAATCCAAAACATTGACAAATTAGCTGAATTTGCGCCTCTACATAATGGACCAGAAGCGCGTGCCATTCGTGCATTCCAAAAAGTATTACCAGGCAAACCAGCTGTTGGGATTTTTGATACATCATTCCACACAACAATGCCTGAAGTCGCTTATTTATATTCTATTCCATTAGAGTACTATGAAGAGTTTGGTGCTCGTCGTTATGGTGCGCACGGTACTTCACACAGATATGTAGCGAATCGAGCAGCTGAACTAATGGGTAAACCAATTGAAGATTTAAAAATTATCACTTGCCATTTAGGTAATGGTGGTTCAATTACTGCTGTAGACGGTGGTAAATCTGTTGATACTTCAATGGGCTTCACACCATTAGCAGGTATTACAATGGGTACTCGTTCGGGTGATATCGACGCATCTCTAGTTCAATTCTTAATGAAGAAATTGAATATTACGGATATTGATGAAATGATTTCTATCTTAAACAATAAATCTGGTTTATTAGGTTTATCTGGTGTATCTTCAGATATGCGTGATGTTGAAGATGCAGCAGATAATGGTGACGAACGTTCACAAACTACATTAGAAATCTTCTATGACCGAGTACGTAAATATATTGGTCAATATATTGCAGTTATGGGTGGCGTTGATGCCGTTGTATTTACAGCTGGTATAGGTGAAAACTCAGGACGTACACGTGCAGCAATCATTGATGACCATATGGCATTCTTTGGTATGGAGATTGATGAAGCAGCAAATGATACACGTGATGAAGCAAAAATCTCTAGCGAAGATTCAAAAGTTGCGATATACACAATTCCAACTGATGAAGAGTTAGTGATCGTTCGCGATACTGTACGTTTAGGTAACATTAACGAATAA
- a CDS encoding SDR family oxidoreductase: MADWLNIEGKVLVVTGGSSGIGRTIVERLLALNVKVANLDISDNGLIHENLLFVQTDVTSALAVENAVNEVVATFGTIDGVVNNAGINIPRLLVDPKDPHGKYELDEKTFDKMLAINQKGVFLVAQAVGRVLVNKNAGVIINMGSESGLEGSEGQSPYAGTKAAVYSYTRSWAKELGKHGVRVVGIAPGIMEETGLRTLAYEESLAYTRNITVEQLREGYSSTSTTPLGRSGKLEEVADLVAYLFSDKSSYITGVTINVAGGKTRG, encoded by the coding sequence ATGGCTGATTGGTTAAATATTGAAGGTAAGGTGTTAGTAGTTACGGGTGGTTCCTCAGGAATTGGTCGGACTATTGTAGAAAGGTTACTAGCGTTGAATGTAAAGGTGGCAAATCTTGATATTTCGGATAATGGACTGATACATGAAAACCTATTATTCGTACAAACAGATGTAACTTCTGCTTTAGCTGTAGAAAATGCTGTAAATGAAGTGGTGGCAACTTTTGGGACGATTGATGGTGTCGTGAATAATGCTGGTATAAACATTCCGAGACTTTTGGTAGACCCAAAAGATCCACATGGTAAATATGAACTAGATGAAAAAACGTTTGATAAAATGTTAGCTATTAATCAGAAGGGTGTATTTTTGGTTGCACAAGCGGTAGGAAGAGTACTTGTAAACAAAAATGCTGGTGTAATTATTAATATGGGTTCAGAATCTGGTTTAGAAGGTTCGGAAGGACAAAGTCCATATGCAGGAACTAAGGCGGCTGTTTATAGTTATACAAGATCATGGGCAAAAGAACTAGGTAAGCACGGTGTACGTGTTGTCGGAATTGCGCCAGGTATAATGGAAGAAACAGGTTTAAGAACGTTAGCTTATGAAGAATCATTAGCTTATACTAGAAACATCACAGTTGAACAATTAAGAGAGGGCTATTCTAGTACATCTACTACGCCACTGGGTAGAAGTGGAAAACTAGAAGAAGTGGCAGATTTAGTAGCATATCTATTTTCAGATAAATCAAGTTATATTACTGGTGTGACAATTAATGTGGCTGGTGGAAAAACTAGGGGTTAG
- a CDS encoding DUF871 domain-containing protein, with translation MYGFSVYLNEEIDRGHIDRMVAAGFTGIFTSIHIPEDDPTAYLDRMRDLGAIAKACDLSLVVDISGTSLHKIGGSFEDIRPIIDLGITGLRIDYGIGFETVARLSREIHIALNASTLTAQDLDQLHYYQADLSHITAWHNYYPRPETGLGMDTFKHHNRWLKSTGLRTMAFVPGDDKMRGPIHAGLPTVEAHRSLHPMAGTLDLITNGYIDDVYIGDPAISRDVLFQFKEYIEKNRICLRVESARDAVAEQVEWILGDHTNRQDAAALVVRSQESRRQLRPNDSIKAVNTSARQFGAITVDNEGYGRYQGEVQICKVDLLEDEKVNVVGRVTQADRDLIAFIGPGQTFKLLHK, from the coding sequence ATGTATGGTTTTTCCGTATATTTAAATGAAGAAATTGACCGTGGTCACATCGACCGCATGGTTGCTGCTGGTTTTACTGGTATTTTTACATCAATCCATATTCCAGAAGATGATCCCACTGCCTATCTAGATAGGATGCGGGACCTTGGAGCTATCGCGAAGGCTTGTGACTTGTCGCTAGTCGTGGATATTTCAGGGACCAGCCTCCATAAAATTGGTGGGTCATTTGAAGATATCAGGCCAATCATTGATCTAGGGATTACGGGTCTGCGGATTGATTATGGCATTGGATTTGAAACGGTAGCTCGTTTAAGTCGTGAAATTCATATCGCTTTAAATGCGAGCACACTGACTGCACAAGATCTAGATCAACTCCACTATTATCAAGCGGATTTAAGCCATATCACCGCTTGGCATAACTACTATCCGCGCCCAGAAACTGGCTTAGGTATGGACACCTTTAAACACCACAACCGTTGGCTGAAGTCGACGGGTCTTCGGACCATGGCTTTTGTCCCTGGTGATGACAAAATGAGAGGGCCAATCCACGCTGGCTTGCCGACGGTTGAAGCCCACCGAAGCCTGCATCCTATGGCGGGAACTCTAGATTTAATCACTAATGGCTATATTGACGATGTCTATATCGGTGACCCAGCAATTTCACGGGATGTCCTTTTTCAATTTAAAGAATATATTGAAAAAAACAGGATTTGTTTAAGGGTGGAAAGTGCTAGGGACGCGGTTGCTGAACAGGTGGAATGGATTTTAGGTGACCATACTAATCGGCAAGATGCGGCAGCTTTAGTGGTTAGGAGCCAAGAATCAAGACGACAATTAAGGCCAAATGACTCAATCAAAGCAGTGAATACTAGTGCGCGACAATTTGGCGCTATCACTGTCGATAATGAAGGCTACGGACGCTACCAGGGAGAAGTACAAATTTGTAAGGTCGATTTACTAGAAGATGAGAAAGTGAATGTGGTTGGACGGGTGACTCAGGCAGATAGAGACTTGATTGCCTTCATTGGACCAGGACAAACATTTAAATTGTTGCATAAGTAA
- a CDS encoding universal stress protein, giving the protein MYQEYSRILAPIDGSDESRLAFKKAAAVAKRNNATLIVAHIIDTSAFQTTNMYNEVIPEAVTTRAKAMLTDYEEEARKAGIERVETVIDYGSAKYQICHTLAPEHKADLIMIGATGLNAVERLFIGSVSEYVIRNAPCDVLVVRTNLDNEQIAD; this is encoded by the coding sequence ATGTACCAAGAATATTCACGTATATTAGCCCCAATTGATGGTTCGGACGAGTCTAGATTAGCGTTTAAGAAAGCTGCAGCTGTTGCTAAGCGTAACAATGCTACCCTAATTGTTGCCCATATTATTGACACCTCTGCTTTCCAAACAACAAATATGTATAATGAGGTCATTCCTGAAGCCGTTACAACACGTGCTAAAGCCATGTTAACTGATTATGAGGAAGAAGCGCGTAAAGCAGGGATTGAACGAGTGGAAACTGTGATTGATTATGGTTCCGCCAAGTACCAAATTTGCCATACACTAGCACCAGAACACAAGGCCGATTTAATTATGATTGGTGCGACTGGTTTAAATGCTGTTGAACGTTTATTTATCGGTTCTGTTTCTGAATATGTGATTCGTAATGCCCCATGTGATGTGTTAGTGGTTCGTACGAATTTAGACAATGAACAAATTGCTGACTAA
- the murQ gene encoding N-acetylmuramic acid 6-phosphate etherase yields the protein MSVEINQLTTEKRNPNTMHLDQMSVGQVLELMNKEDQQVPEAIAEALGQIEAAIEMIIQSLKAGGRLIYFGAGTSGRLGVLDAAECVPTFGVSPDLVVGLIAGGDKAMVEAVEGAEDSLTLAEEDFKKLNLNANDTVVGIAASGRTPYVIGGLKYAQSVGAETVSIACNKEAKISGYAQIPIEVDCGPEILTGSTRLKAGTAQKLILNMLSTVSMIGIGKVYQNLMVDVQATNEKLEERSKRIIMAATECTYEDAANYFEAANQNVKVAIVMILTNLDATEASQKINAANGFVNQVIK from the coding sequence ATGAGTGTAGAAATTAATCAGTTAACGACTGAGAAGCGGAATCCAAATACGATGCATTTGGACCAGATGTCAGTTGGTCAAGTACTTGAGCTGATGAATAAGGAAGACCAACAGGTGCCTGAAGCGATTGCGGAAGCGCTTGGACAAATTGAAGCGGCGATTGAAATGATTATTCAGTCTTTAAAAGCTGGCGGCCGGTTAATTTATTTTGGGGCCGGAACGTCTGGTCGCTTAGGCGTCTTGGATGCAGCTGAGTGTGTACCGACTTTTGGGGTCTCACCAGACTTGGTGGTCGGCTTGATTGCGGGTGGCGACAAGGCCATGGTTGAAGCGGTTGAGGGCGCTGAGGATTCCCTGACCTTGGCAGAAGAAGATTTCAAAAAGTTGAACTTAAATGCCAATGATACAGTTGTTGGGATTGCTGCTTCGGGCCGAACGCCTTATGTCATTGGTGGCTTGAAGTATGCGCAAAGTGTTGGAGCCGAAACAGTCTCAATTGCCTGCAACAAGGAGGCAAAAATTAGTGGTTATGCCCAGATTCCAATTGAAGTGGACTGTGGACCGGAAATTTTAACTGGATCAACCAGACTAAAAGCGGGGACAGCACAAAAGTTGATTTTAAATATGTTGTCAACGGTATCGATGATTGGTATCGGTAAGGTCTATCAAAACTTGATGGTGGACGTGCAAGCGACCAATGAAAAGTTAGAAGAACGGTCAAAAAGGATTATTATGGCAGCAACTGAATGTACTTATGAAGATGCAGCAAACTATTTTGAAGCTGCCAATCAAAATGTCAAAGTCGCCATCGTGATGATTTTAACTAATTTAGATGCGACAGAAGCCAGCCAAAAAATTAATGCAGCCAATGGTTTTGTTAACCAAGTAATCAAATGA
- a CDS encoding Spx/MgsR family RNA polymerase-binding regulatory protein, protein MYGLKQCSTTQKVKKYLEDQGLTFGEIIDIRDQPPVAEEIAWALDQVDGKYTKILNTSGGLYRELGLKDKLTDMSEEAFLALLSEQGMLIKRPLIVGDQVATAGSKVDFLDRIWLSK, encoded by the coding sequence ATGTATGGCTTAAAACAATGTTCCACAACACAAAAGGTGAAAAAATACTTGGAAGACCAAGGGTTAACCTTTGGGGAAATCATCGACATCCGTGATCAACCACCCGTGGCTGAAGAAATTGCCTGGGCACTGGACCAAGTAGACGGTAAATATACAAAAATATTAAACACATCAGGCGGTTTGTACCGTGAATTAGGCTTAAAAGACAAGCTAACCGATATGTCAGAAGAGGCATTTTTAGCCTTACTGTCTGAACAGGGCATGTTAATTAAACGACCATTAATTGTAGGCGACCAAGTCGCTACAGCAGGATCAAAAGTCGATTTTTTGGACCGGATCTGGTTAAGCAAATAA